In Saccharicrinis fermentans DSM 9555 = JCM 21142, a genomic segment contains:
- the asnB gene encoding asparagine synthase (glutamine-hydrolyzing), whose protein sequence is MCGITGYINTNSGAIKDTTRILSMLKVQQHRGPDDTGIRAISLDNSQSQELSNMEPVTVENGFEGVVGFNRLSIMDLSANGHQPMASQDGRVILAFNGEIYNAFDYKKELEAWGYRFKSNTDTEVVLALYLKYGYVGMLNKLNGMFAIVIADLPKKELYIARDRFGIKPMYYVNTGSVFAFSSELKSFKYLDGYSFSLNNAKLDEYLLFRNTINDTLFEGINSLKAGHYLKYKSGESLQLKKYFDIDQYDRVEESSSNLCEVQKKLETWLHRSVQSQLMSDVKLGCQLSGGVDSSLVTWLANKNKNDFESVSIVFDDERFSEEKYVDEVRDKLNIPARKFLLDSDYYLDHLENATWHLESPLNHPNTIGIYKLSQRAKDYVTVLLSGEGADEVFGGYERFNEIKYPYSGMNILREIKNNRRNPLAVFDYFSAENRAVMATAFMKPLMAQQLCPDFNVKHAAQDRKDIYAQLSGSRFDRQVKYELLSYLPDLLIRQDKMSMAHSIENRVPFLDNEVVSRSFSIPENYLLNRKNGNGVNTEKYLLKKMTADVFGNDFAFRNKMGFGIPLKEFFSQNKFNEYLNHKVLPGVKNRGIFSPQLISKWVANVNGLKPSELDALWVVIAFETWASVYLDGNY, encoded by the coding sequence ATGTGCGGAATAACCGGATATATAAATACCAATTCTGGTGCCATAAAGGATACAACGAGGATATTGTCGATGTTAAAAGTTCAGCAGCACCGTGGGCCTGACGATACTGGAATTCGCGCAATAAGTCTTGACAATAGCCAATCGCAGGAACTGAGTAATATGGAACCGGTTACCGTGGAAAATGGTTTTGAGGGGGTTGTGGGATTTAATCGTCTTAGTATCATGGATTTGTCAGCTAATGGACATCAGCCTATGGCGAGTCAGGACGGACGTGTTATTCTTGCTTTTAACGGAGAAATTTATAATGCTTTTGATTATAAAAAAGAATTGGAAGCTTGGGGCTATCGTTTTAAAAGTAATACAGATACGGAGGTTGTTCTGGCATTGTATCTTAAATATGGATACGTTGGGATGTTGAATAAGCTAAATGGTATGTTTGCTATTGTGATAGCTGACTTACCAAAGAAAGAACTGTATATCGCCAGAGATCGTTTCGGAATCAAACCTATGTACTATGTGAACACAGGATCAGTGTTTGCCTTTTCTTCTGAGTTAAAGAGTTTTAAGTATTTGGATGGATATTCTTTTAGTTTGAATAATGCTAAGTTAGACGAGTATTTATTGTTTCGAAATACAATTAATGACACCTTATTTGAGGGAATAAACTCCTTAAAAGCAGGGCATTATCTGAAGTATAAGTCAGGTGAAAGTCTCCAGCTTAAGAAGTATTTTGATATAGATCAGTACGATCGGGTAGAGGAAAGTAGTAGTAATTTGTGCGAGGTTCAAAAAAAGTTGGAGACCTGGTTACACCGTAGTGTGCAAAGTCAGTTGATGAGCGATGTTAAACTGGGTTGTCAACTCTCGGGGGGGGTGGATTCTTCTCTGGTTACTTGGCTGGCCAATAAAAATAAGAACGATTTCGAATCAGTGTCCATCGTATTTGATGATGAACGTTTTTCGGAGGAAAAGTATGTTGATGAGGTAAGAGATAAATTAAATATACCTGCTCGTAAGTTTTTGTTGGATTCAGATTATTATCTGGATCATTTGGAGAATGCGACCTGGCACCTAGAATCACCGCTTAATCATCCCAATACCATTGGTATTTATAAGCTGTCGCAAAGAGCCAAGGATTATGTAACCGTATTGTTAAGTGGAGAAGGAGCTGATGAGGTTTTTGGTGGGTATGAACGGTTTAATGAGATAAAGTATCCGTATTCAGGGATGAATATTTTGCGAGAGATAAAAAATAATAGGCGAAACCCCCTTGCTGTGTTCGATTATTTTAGTGCAGAGAACAGAGCTGTTATGGCTACTGCTTTTATGAAGCCCTTGATGGCTCAGCAGCTATGTCCTGACTTTAATGTTAAACATGCGGCGCAGGATAGAAAAGATATATATGCGCAGTTGTCCGGATCTCGTTTCGACCGACAAGTTAAGTATGAACTCTTATCGTATTTACCCGACCTCTTGATTCGACAAGATAAAATGTCGATGGCGCACTCAATTGAAAATAGAGTGCCCTTCCTTGATAATGAGGTGGTAAGTCGTTCGTTTAGCATACCTGAAAATTATTTACTGAACCGTAAGAATGGCAACGGAGTGAATACCGAGAAATACCTACTGAAGAAAATGACTGCGGATGTGTTTGGTAATGATTTTGCATTTAGGAATAAAATGGGCTTTGGTATACCGCTTAAGGAATTCTTTTCTCAAAATAAATTTAATGAATATTTAAACCACAAAGTATTACCTGGTGTGAAAAATCGGGGGATATTTAGTCCTCAGCTGATTAGTAAATGGGTGGCTAATGTGAATGGACTTAAACCCAGTGAATTGGATGCGTTGTGGGTTGTCATCGCCTTTGAAACTTGGGCTTCCGTTTACTTAGACGGAAATTATTAG
- a CDS encoding ATP-grasp domain-containing protein yields the protein MKIGIHSALGSFSERWIPYCESKGIDYKLVDCYSTNIIDQLADCDALMWHFNHKGAKESKFAKQLLFSVEKAGKVVFPDYETVWHFDDKVAQKYLLEAIDAPLAPAHVFYSKKDAKRWIRQTSLPKVFKLRNGAGSDNVRLVRSVEEANRLINKAFGKGFKQYDAWGNLKERFRLFRLGKTNLWDLTKGFVRFFYPTEYARLTGKEMGYVYFQDFIPKNDCDIRVCVVGDKAFAIKRMVRENDFRASGSGFILYEKEHFNDETIRLSFDVAHKLGVQCMAFDFVFMEDKPLIVEISYGFAKEGYDDCTGYWDHDLTWHAGKFNPYAWMVDDVIKAVSRNEVGILKENHSKF from the coding sequence ATGAAAATAGGCATACATAGCGCTTTAGGTTCATTTAGCGAACGTTGGATTCCTTATTGTGAATCTAAAGGAATCGACTATAAATTGGTTGATTGCTATAGCACTAATATAATTGACCAATTAGCTGATTGCGATGCCTTGATGTGGCATTTTAACCATAAAGGAGCCAAGGAAAGTAAGTTTGCAAAACAGCTTTTATTTTCTGTTGAAAAAGCAGGTAAAGTGGTGTTTCCTGATTATGAAACGGTTTGGCATTTTGACGATAAGGTAGCTCAGAAGTATTTATTGGAAGCTATTGATGCTCCATTGGCTCCTGCTCATGTGTTTTATAGTAAAAAAGATGCGAAACGGTGGATCCGTCAAACCAGCCTGCCTAAAGTTTTTAAGTTGCGTAATGGAGCGGGCTCAGATAATGTGCGACTGGTTCGCTCTGTGGAGGAAGCCAATCGCTTAATCAATAAGGCATTCGGAAAGGGTTTTAAGCAGTACGATGCCTGGGGTAACCTTAAAGAACGTTTCCGTCTGTTTAGGTTGGGGAAAACCAATTTATGGGATCTTACCAAAGGGTTTGTACGTTTCTTCTATCCTACCGAATATGCTCGGCTGACGGGAAAGGAAATGGGCTATGTTTATTTTCAGGATTTTATACCTAAAAATGATTGCGATATAAGGGTCTGTGTGGTTGGTGATAAAGCTTTTGCCATTAAACGAATGGTGCGCGAAAATGATTTTAGGGCTTCGGGTAGTGGTTTTATTTTGTACGAAAAGGAACATTTTAATGACGAAACCATACGTTTATCTTTTGATGTAGCTCATAAACTGGGGGTGCAATGTATGGCTTTTGATTTTGTGTTCATGGAAGATAAGCCATTGATTGTTGAAATAAGTTATGGATTTGCCAAGGAGGGTTACGACGATTGTACCGGGTATTGGGATCATGATTTGACTTGGCATGCAGGGAAATTTAACCCATATGCATGGATGGTGGATGACGTTATCAAAGCTGTTAGTAGAAACGAGGTAGGTATCCTGAAAGAGAATCACTCAAAATTTTAA
- a CDS encoding glycosyltransferase family 4 protein has protein sequence MALIKKKICLVIHSLQAGGMERVMSELASYFSAQSDVETHLILYGLNREIFYEIPPNVVLHIPEFDFDNKKRLLSTLKTIRYLRREIKGVDPSAVLSFGEHWNNFVLISMLGLKLPVFVSDRSQPDKSLGKMQDFLRKKLYPTAKGIILQTEKAKEIFLKRNYHRNIAVIGNPIRKFDMPQQKIERAHIVIMVGRLIDSKNQDKLIEVFAKVDAPDWKLMIVGYDHLKQRNMERLKKLANDLGIGDRVIFTGKHDHVEELYLQSSIFAFTSSSEGFPNVIGEAMAAGLPVVAFDCVAGPSEMIDDGQNGFLVPLFDLHAFQEKLTLLISDPILRDKLGENAHKSIQRFSKDRICKEFHDFMWS, from the coding sequence ATGGCGCTGATTAAAAAAAAAATATGTCTGGTTATTCATTCTTTACAGGCAGGAGGTATGGAGAGGGTGATGTCTGAGTTAGCATCCTATTTCTCGGCCCAAAGCGATGTAGAAACGCATTTGATTTTGTATGGTTTGAACCGTGAAATATTTTACGAGATACCTCCTAATGTTGTTTTACATATACCTGAATTTGATTTCGATAATAAAAAAAGATTGTTGTCGACTCTTAAAACTATTCGCTATTTAAGAAGGGAAATTAAAGGGGTAGACCCATCTGCTGTTCTTAGCTTTGGTGAGCATTGGAATAATTTTGTTTTGATATCTATGTTGGGGCTTAAGCTACCCGTTTTTGTATCTGACAGAAGTCAGCCGGATAAAAGTCTGGGTAAGATGCAGGATTTTTTACGAAAGAAATTATATCCCACAGCAAAAGGCATTATTTTACAGACGGAGAAAGCCAAAGAAATATTCCTCAAAAGAAACTATCATCGTAATATAGCGGTGATTGGTAATCCCATACGTAAATTTGATATGCCACAACAGAAGATTGAGAGAGCGCATATTGTTATTATGGTGGGAAGACTTATTGATAGTAAAAATCAGGATAAATTGATAGAAGTGTTTGCTAAAGTAGATGCGCCTGATTGGAAATTAATGATTGTTGGCTATGATCATTTGAAGCAACGTAATATGGAAAGACTTAAAAAGTTAGCGAACGATTTAGGAATTGGCGATAGAGTTATTTTTACGGGAAAGCATGATCATGTGGAAGAGCTCTACCTCCAAAGCTCAATTTTTGCTTTTACTTCAAGTTCTGAAGGTTTTCCCAATGTTATTGGAGAAGCAATGGCGGCAGGCCTTCCTGTGGTGGCTTTTGATTGTGTGGCAGGCCCTTCTGAAATGATTGATGATGGTCAAAATGGTTTTTTGGTGCCCTTGTTTGATTTACATGCTTTTCAGGAGAAACTGACATTACTCATCTCTGACCCCATATTACGTGATAAATTGGGTGAAAATGCCCATAAAAGTATTCAAAGGTTTTCAAAGGATAGGATTTGTAAAGAATTTCATGATTTTATGTGGAGCTAG
- a CDS encoding NAD-dependent epimerase/dehydratase family protein: MKVLIIGSKGFIGHHLVQYFKEVGHSVWKADVVVDYADVDRYFLIDVSNSDYNTVFHYEKYDLCINCSGAASVPDSLKNPMRDYYLNTVNVFKILTAINQFQPECKFINLSSAAIYGNPESLPIHESAATKPLSPYGFHKFQAEQICQEFHSFFQLNTCSLRIFSVYGDGLKKQLFWDLYNKAVSGNPIELFGTGEESRDFIHVRDLARAIEMVANTSAFNADVINIGNGVEEKIKDVVAMFFDCFDHEIDYSFSGQVRKGDPINWKADIHQLKSYGYKATIDMKEGLQAYHAWVTAFKKNVTE; this comes from the coding sequence ATGAAGGTATTAATCATTGGTTCTAAGGGTTTTATTGGTCATCATTTGGTACAGTATTTTAAAGAAGTAGGTCACAGCGTTTGGAAGGCAGATGTGGTAGTTGATTATGCCGATGTGGATCGTTATTTTTTAATTGATGTATCCAATTCTGATTATAATACGGTATTTCATTACGAAAAATATGATCTCTGTATTAATTGTTCGGGGGCTGCAAGTGTGCCAGATTCTTTAAAAAACCCAATGAGGGATTATTATTTGAATACGGTAAATGTGTTTAAAATTCTTACGGCTATCAACCAATTTCAACCCGAGTGTAAGTTTATAAACCTGAGCAGTGCTGCTATTTATGGAAACCCTGAAAGTTTGCCTATTCATGAGAGCGCAGCTACGAAGCCCTTGTCTCCTTATGGTTTTCATAAGTTTCAGGCAGAGCAGATCTGCCAGGAGTTCCATAGTTTCTTTCAGCTAAATACTTGCTCATTACGCATCTTTTCGGTGTACGGCGATGGATTAAAAAAACAATTGTTTTGGGATCTGTATAACAAAGCTGTCTCTGGTAATCCCATTGAATTATTTGGAACAGGTGAAGAATCGCGTGATTTTATTCATGTAAGAGACCTAGCTCGTGCCATTGAGATGGTAGCCAATACTTCTGCGTTTAACGCTGATGTGATTAATATTGGGAATGGGGTGGAAGAGAAAATTAAAGATGTTGTAGCTATGTTTTTTGACTGTTTTGATCACGAAATTGATTATTCATTTTCGGGGCAGGTGCGTAAGGGAGATCCTATTAATTGGAAGGCTGATATTCATCAATTAAAATCCTATGGGTATAAGGCGACTATTGATATGAAAGAAGGACTGCAAGCTTATCATGCATGGGTAACTGCTTTTAAAAAGAACGTAACTGAATGA
- a CDS encoding glycosyltransferase family 4 protein encodes MKISTGENRLRLGLLFNFQPSWMGGITYIINIVKTLNYLNDEDKPEIYLLVSKDLEKYLSEISYPYLHVVKWNHTSVAKGFLKSWLKGKNIFIDDIIDAYRLDAIYPVRDCPVKSTTKAKVIAWYADLQHKFYPEFFTQTTILHRNIRLKFMLRNTDMMVVSSQAVRDDFQTLFKRMEKVNFQVYHFVSIMDGLEALDFQSLKEKYQLPEKYFMVANQFHRHKNHKAVLLALVNLKAKGIIQHIAFTGRFPSASNSAYMAELHHIIDDNHLHDQISMLGMIPRNEQISLMSRSQAVIQPSLFEGWSTVIEDAKSLQVPVIASNIKVNKEQLGEAGDFFEPHNSNELADILKNYPDRNWDAKFYDDHNIRIKDAAQILLDIFKK; translated from the coding sequence ATGAAAATTTCAACAGGCGAAAATCGGCTAAGACTTGGGTTATTGTTTAATTTTCAGCCATCATGGATGGGAGGGATAACCTATATTATCAATATAGTTAAAACGCTCAATTATTTAAATGATGAGGATAAGCCAGAAATTTATTTATTGGTTAGCAAGGACCTTGAGAAATATTTAAGTGAGATTTCTTATCCTTATCTTCATGTGGTTAAATGGAATCATACTTCTGTCGCAAAAGGTTTTTTGAAGTCATGGCTAAAAGGTAAAAATATTTTTATTGATGATATTATTGATGCGTATCGCTTGGATGCCATATATCCGGTTAGAGATTGTCCGGTTAAAAGTACCACTAAAGCCAAAGTGATTGCTTGGTATGCCGATTTACAGCATAAATTTTATCCAGAGTTTTTTACGCAAACAACTATTTTACACCGAAATATCCGTCTTAAATTTATGTTGCGGAATACAGATATGATGGTTGTTTCCAGTCAAGCGGTACGTGACGATTTTCAAACGCTTTTCAAAAGGATGGAGAAAGTTAATTTTCAGGTTTATCATTTTGTGTCTATTATGGATGGACTTGAAGCACTTGATTTTCAGTCGTTGAAAGAAAAATACCAACTTCCTGAAAAATATTTTATGGTAGCCAATCAATTTCATAGGCATAAAAACCATAAAGCCGTATTACTGGCATTGGTTAATCTTAAAGCAAAGGGTATTATTCAGCATATAGCTTTTACCGGAAGATTTCCTTCGGCATCTAACTCTGCCTATATGGCGGAGCTGCATCATATTATTGATGATAATCACCTGCATGACCAAATTAGTATGTTGGGTATGATCCCTCGAAATGAGCAGATTAGTCTGATGAGTCGTAGTCAGGCAGTGATTCAACCCAGTCTTTTTGAGGGATGGAGTACGGTGATTGAAGATGCCAAATCGTTGCAGGTACCTGTTATTGCTTCGAATATTAAAGTGAATAAGGAGCAGCTAGGTGAAGCGGGAGATTTTTTTGAACCCCATAATTCCAATGAGCTGGCCGATATACTTAAAAACTATCCCGATCGTAATTGGGATGCGAAATTTTACGATGATCATAATATCAGAATAAAAGATGCAGCGCAAATATTGTTGGATATATTCAAAAAATAA
- a CDS encoding glycosyltransferase family 4 protein — MGNKNKLKRIAIINQDSGYLMIDIANEYHKKGYETTLVAGRIVQRDVVLNKGIKVWKILRYNRSSTIKRLLSWIGGTIQILFLIWFKFRNMHLLIVSNPPLAPLLSLLANNRYSLLIFDVYPDALADYGFVKRDSMIVKMWTKANKKAYKHAFRVYTLSPGMCKALEKYVESDKIDLVPLWTNNVFLKPIKKEDNLFVKKYKLEGKFIVLYSGNFGYSHQVDLLVELASKIKKNNVMFVMIGGGAMEMEIKRKVKSNQMDNCLILPWQEVDMLPYSLSSADLSVVTLSEKAASVAIPSKIFNYMSVGSPILGITAKGSDLEKLIVNYKMGKSFQPCQLDEILQFIEALSAHQAMVSEYRIKSLQASEFHTSKNTELITQYDV, encoded by the coding sequence GTGGGCAATAAAAATAAATTAAAGCGCATTGCCATTATTAACCAGGATTCTGGTTATTTAATGATTGATATAGCCAATGAATACCATAAAAAAGGTTATGAAACCACACTGGTGGCAGGTAGAATTGTACAGCGGGATGTTGTGCTTAATAAAGGGATAAAGGTTTGGAAAATACTAAGGTACAACCGAAGTTCAACGATTAAACGTTTATTAAGTTGGATCGGAGGAACCATTCAAATCCTTTTCTTAATCTGGTTCAAATTCAGGAATATGCATTTGCTGATCGTCAGCAATCCTCCTTTGGCTCCACTTTTATCCTTATTGGCAAATAATAGATATTCCCTGCTTATTTTTGATGTTTATCCAGATGCATTGGCTGATTATGGCTTTGTGAAGCGCGATTCTATGATTGTAAAAATGTGGACCAAAGCCAATAAAAAAGCCTATAAACACGCATTTAGGGTATATACCCTTAGCCCGGGAATGTGTAAGGCTTTGGAAAAATATGTTGAGTCAGATAAAATTGATTTAGTACCTCTATGGACCAATAATGTGTTTCTTAAACCCATTAAAAAAGAAGATAATCTGTTTGTCAAAAAATATAAACTAGAGGGAAAGTTTATTGTTCTCTATTCTGGGAATTTTGGCTATTCTCATCAGGTAGACTTATTGGTAGAACTTGCATCAAAAATAAAAAAGAATAATGTGATGTTTGTCATGATTGGGGGAGGAGCAATGGAAATGGAAATTAAGCGAAAAGTAAAAAGCAATCAAATGGATAATTGCCTGATACTCCCATGGCAAGAAGTAGATATGTTGCCCTATTCATTGTCGTCAGCCGACTTGTCTGTGGTTACATTAAGCGAGAAGGCTGCATCCGTGGCTATCCCCAGTAAAATATTTAATTATATGTCGGTGGGCTCACCAATTTTAGGCATTACAGCTAAAGGTTCAGATTTAGAAAAATTAATTGTAAATTATAAGATGGGTAAGTCGTTTCAACCTTGTCAATTGGATGAAATACTGCAGTTTATTGAGGCATTGTCTGCTCATCAAGCTATGGTAAGTGAGTATCGTATTAAATCATTGCAAGCATCTGAATTTCATACTTCAAAAAATACCGAATTAATAACGCAATATGATGTATAA
- a CDS encoding sugar transferase, with protein MMYKKVLKPLIDFLLALIAFFFLIPVFIVVYVAIKLDSKGPAVFKQNRLGLHGKVFTVYKFRSMVTDQSDIKKSSKVYEDDPRITKVGAFIRKTSIDELPQVLNILKGDMSFIGPRPPVPHFPKKYAEYNDFEKQRFMVKPGISGLAQIRCREIHDWDINIPIDVEYVHHYSFLYDAKLFLASFMVFFKHDNIYRKS; from the coding sequence ATGATGTATAAAAAAGTACTTAAACCGTTGATAGATTTCTTGTTGGCTCTCATAGCTTTCTTCTTTTTAATTCCGGTTTTTATCGTTGTCTATGTGGCTATTAAATTGGACTCTAAAGGACCGGCTGTTTTTAAGCAAAACAGATTGGGGCTTCATGGTAAGGTGTTTACTGTTTATAAGTTCCGATCTATGGTGACTGATCAAAGTGATATTAAAAAGTCATCTAAAGTTTATGAAGATGACCCCCGTATTACTAAAGTGGGTGCATTTATCCGAAAGACAAGTATAGACGAATTGCCTCAGGTACTTAATATACTAAAAGGGGATATGAGCTTTATAGGGCCAAGGCCTCCTGTTCCTCATTTTCCTAAAAAATATGCTGAATATAATGATTTTGAGAAACAACGTTTCATGGTGAAACCGGGGATAAGTGGCTTGGCCCAAATAAGATGTCGTGAAATACATGACTGGGATATCAATATTCCCATTGATGTAGAATATGTTCATCATTATTCGTTTTTATATGATGCCAAGTTATTCCTGGCCTCCTTTATGGTTTTTTTTAAACATGACAATATATATCGTAAATCCTAA
- a CDS encoding WbqC family protein yields MSCNKIIGIHQPNYLPWLGYFYKIYQSDIFVFLDDVQYSNQGMHNYTYLKTSNGSFRLKFPVNQKHGDRIDMVTSKDQINWKKKHQDTIAMNYKKAPYFEQVYNDYTNILLNDYKDIVALNAAFIQFFSKKLGFKTQFVRSSELGIEASKTEKILGICAALKGDVYYSGTGAKAYQNKEDFDAQGVELRYSVFKPVEYPQLWKDFQSNVSALDFFMNCGYDFSLILKAQEEQKIDQ; encoded by the coding sequence ATGAGTTGTAATAAAATAATTGGTATCCATCAACCTAACTATTTGCCTTGGTTAGGTTACTTCTATAAGATTTATCAATCAGATATATTTGTTTTTTTGGATGATGTGCAATATTCAAATCAAGGGATGCACAACTATACTTATCTTAAAACTTCCAATGGTTCTTTCAGATTGAAATTTCCCGTCAACCAAAAGCATGGCGACCGTATTGACATGGTGACTTCCAAAGATCAGATCAATTGGAAGAAAAAGCACCAGGATACCATTGCTATGAATTATAAGAAAGCACCTTATTTTGAGCAGGTATACAATGACTATACAAATATACTGCTCAACGACTACAAAGATATTGTAGCGCTAAACGCTGCTTTCATTCAGTTTTTTTCTAAAAAACTGGGGTTCAAAACGCAGTTTGTACGTTCGTCGGAGTTAGGAATAGAAGCCAGTAAAACAGAAAAAATATTGGGTATTTGTGCTGCGTTGAAAGGCGATGTCTATTATTCTGGAACGGGAGCTAAGGCTTATCAGAATAAGGAAGATTTTGATGCACAGGGTGTTGAGTTGAGATACTCTGTGTTTAAACCAGTTGAATACCCACAATTATGGAAAGATTTCCAATCAAATGTTTCGGCACTTGATTTTTTTATGAATTGTGGTTATGATTTTAGCTTGATATTAAAGGCACAGGAAGAACAAAAAATAGATCAATAA
- a CDS encoding lipid II:glycine glycyltransferase FemX, whose protein sequence is MDSAITSPQKVIYAKHLKDDFGISVVSIPNIDAHEWDAFLNKTQESSYFSTSAWWKTFKNAYVLQVRNKNRELVAGIPFRILEVIPIIGKFFKFSWCDSSVLVTDTYSQKDAYTLKKMVFLKLVSFLKKRNVIVLNVSSKSVSHDKELFLELFDSSTKCATIVNDITLSDDDLYASFKKGKRYAIRKALKNQVEVKVKEGEDAFSLIADYCHLQEKMFAHKSAYYSRIYYKSARYLKNILSHSPRSYVAIAYYQGQPVAGNIMVSHKDMIYAYLGASDNELNRATDGSSLLEFEMMKFARDKGFKQYDLVGITIEKPDKSDPLYGIYSYKIGFGGEIRQYDSCGYSIRKRRYLFVWWLRKFETNPLALKIYQAINRNHHINDNDT, encoded by the coding sequence ATGGATAGTGCAATAACATCACCGCAAAAAGTAATTTATGCAAAACATTTAAAGGATGATTTCGGGATAAGTGTTGTCTCCATACCGAATATAGATGCACATGAATGGGATGCTTTCTTAAACAAGACGCAAGAGTCTAGCTATTTTTCTACTTCAGCATGGTGGAAAACATTTAAAAACGCTTATGTCTTGCAAGTGAGAAATAAAAATAGGGAGCTGGTAGCAGGAATTCCATTTAGAATATTAGAGGTAATACCTATTATAGGAAAGTTTTTTAAATTTTCATGGTGTGATTCTTCAGTGCTCGTTACGGATACGTATTCACAAAAAGATGCCTATACACTTAAAAAGATGGTGTTTTTAAAACTGGTTTCATTTCTGAAAAAGAGGAACGTGATTGTGCTGAATGTCTCGTCTAAGTCTGTTTCGCATGATAAAGAGTTATTTTTAGAATTGTTTGATTCATCCACAAAGTGTGCTACCATTGTCAATGATATTACTTTAAGCGATGATGATTTATATGCTAGCTTTAAAAAAGGTAAAAGATATGCCATTCGCAAAGCGCTAAAGAACCAAGTTGAAGTAAAAGTAAAGGAAGGTGAAGATGCTTTTTCTTTGATTGCTGATTATTGCCATCTGCAGGAGAAAATGTTTGCGCATAAAAGTGCTTATTATAGTCGTATTTACTATAAATCAGCTCGTTATTTAAAAAATATATTGAGTCATTCACCGCGGTCATACGTTGCCATAGCGTATTATCAGGGACAGCCTGTGGCCGGTAATATTATGGTTTCGCATAAAGATATGATTTATGCATATCTGGGAGCCTCCGATAATGAGTTAAATAGAGCCACAGATGGTTCTTCTTTGTTGGAGTTTGAAATGATGAAGTTTGCTCGTGATAAGGGGTTTAAACAGTATGATCTGGTTGGTATTACCATAGAAAAACCGGATAAATCGGATCCTTTGTATGGTATTTACTCTTATAAAATTGGATTTGGCGGTGAGATACGTCAATATGATAGTTGTGGATATTCCATTCGTAAGCGAAGGTATTTGTTTGTATGGTGGTTGCGAAAATTTGAAACAAACCCCTTGGCTTTGAAAATTTATCAGGCCATAAATCGAAATCATCATATCAATGACAATGATACGTGA
- a CDS encoding PIG-L deacetylase family protein — MTHNILIVAPHPDDEVLGCGGLIKKKSLLGHHVYVLVVTRGSAKRYSEEKVLNVREEAKKAHRILGVKETIFLDFPAPDLDLVSKADMSGEISKVIQQYKIHELFLPHRGDIHHDHQAVFNAGLVAARPVQGNTVKKLYAYETLSETEWAAPFASDIFVPTYFVDVSNEFSFKLKAMEEFKSQLRAFPNSRSLEAISSLAKYRGCTVGYRYAEAFMVVRIIE, encoded by the coding sequence ATGACACATAATATTTTGATTGTAGCTCCTCATCCCGACGATGAGGTATTGGGTTGTGGTGGATTGATAAAAAAGAAATCCTTATTAGGGCATCATGTGTACGTGTTGGTGGTTACACGTGGATCTGCAAAACGATACAGTGAGGAGAAAGTGCTAAACGTGCGGGAAGAGGCCAAGAAGGCTCACCGAATTTTGGGAGTGAAAGAGACTATCTTTCTTGATTTTCCAGCACCAGATCTGGATCTGGTTTCCAAGGCTGATATGTCAGGTGAGATTTCTAAGGTTATTCAGCAGTATAAAATACACGAATTGTTTTTGCCACACAGGGGAGATATTCATCACGATCATCAAGCAGTATTCAATGCTGGCCTGGTGGCTGCCAGACCTGTACAGGGTAATACAGTAAAAAAGCTGTATGCATACGAAACTCTATCGGAAACAGAATGGGCTGCTCCTTTTGCATCAGATATTTTTGTACCCACTTATTTTGTGGATGTTAGCAATGAATTCTCATTTAAGTTAAAAGCCATGGAGGAGTTTAAAAGTCAACTGAGAGCCTTCCCTAATTCAAGGTCACTTGAAGCTATCTCTTCATTGGCTAAATACAGGGGATGCACTGTTGGTTATCGTTATGCGGAAGCCTTTATGGTAGTTCGTATAATAGAATGA